The Mytilus trossulus isolate FHL-02 chromosome 3, PNRI_Mtr1.1.1.hap1, whole genome shotgun sequence genome contains a region encoding:
- the LOC134712863 gene encoding transcription factor IIIA-like, whose product MYQMSTCAHVCSFEGCEKTFSRKDRLIIHLRTHTGERPYLCECGKSYARSTHLTRHKETVHGSTVVQSLLCEEEGCNQTFSSKQALNKHIKRRHEQKLYECTFKGCTRYFHKHQHLTIHEYEHTDVKPFKCIFKDCEKRFLLPSKLKQHIKVHSGYQCNHDGCKEVFDTWTQLRQHRYLHHPTLHICTECDKTFTQKNALHQHMKSHCEEREVYTCPRPNCGRTYLEQKNLTAHIKSYHEGHRFSCQYEGCDRNFSTKQKCQKHTLLHQMKGTPPKKKSRKGVKKKSCAALVTGINPKLIKCESTEDRICLSESESAHDEKQNLKQAGHVTGSVQYLTESHLCISEAGVHEKHLPRRKYLKFSQNNKGLNIINIDILNKHTEDELIEKGVEVSNKNTNCTKQVDVSAEKVYNIPVIASSDHTELFGDSQMNSGLCIGENCSNNTDDSHYDLYQRSVCS is encoded by the exons ATGTATCAAATGTCAACCTGTGCACATGTTTGTTCATTTGAAGGCTGTGAAAAGACGTTTTCAAGGAAAGATAGATTAATTATTCATTTGAGAACACACACAGGAGAG AGACCTTACCTTTGTGAATGTGGTAAAAGTTATGCCAGATCAACTCACCTGACCAGACACAAGGAAACTGTCCATGGATCCACAGTGGTTCAGTCTTTGTT gTGTGAGGAAGAAGGGTGTAACCAGACATTCTCATCAAAGCAAGCTctgaataaacatataaaaaggaGGCATGAACAGAAACTGTATGAG TGTACATTTAAAGGCTGTACCAGATATTTCCACAAACATCAACACCTGACTATACACGAGTATGAACATACAGATGTCAAACCATTTAA ATGTATTTTTAAAGATTGTgagaaaagatttttgttacCAAGTAAGCTGAAACAACACATAAAAGTTCATTCAG GATATCAATGTAACCATGATGGATGTAAAGAAGTATTTGACACGTGGACTCAACTCAGACAACACCGATATCTACACCAccctacat tgCACATATGTACAGAATGTGACAAGACATTCACACAGAAGAATGCTTTACATCAACACATGAAAAGTCATTGTGAAGAGAGAGAAGTGTACACATGTCCTAGACCTAACTGTGGTAGAACTTATCTAGAACAGAAGAATCTGACAGCTCACATTAAATCTTATCATGAAGGACACAGATTCTCTTGTCAATATGAAGGCTGTGATAGGAACTTCTCAACAAAA CAAAAATGTCAGAAACATACTCTCTTACACCAAATGAAAGGCACACCTCCTAAG aaGAAAAGTAGAAAAGGAGTAAAAAAGAAAAGCTGTGCTGCATTAGTAACTGGAATCAATCCTAAACTAATTAAATGTGAATCAACTGAAGATCGTATTTGTTTATCAGAATCAGAGAGTGCTCATGATGAAAAGCAGAATCTGAAACAGGCAGGTCATGTGACAGGAAGTGTGCAATATTTGACAGAATCACATCTATGTATTTCTGAGGCTGGAGTTCATGAAAAACATTTGCCAAGAAGAAAGTATTTAAAATTCAGTCAAAACAATAAAGGActaaatattatcaatattgatattttgaacAAACATACAGAAGATGAACTTATTGAAAAAGGTGTTGAAGTTAgcaataaaaatacaaactgTACCAAACAGGTTGATGTAAGTGCTGAAAAAGTTTATAATATCCCAGTGATAGCCAGTAGTGATCATACAGAATTGTTTGGGGATTCACAGATGAATTCTGGATTGTGTATAGGGGAAAATTGTTCCAATAACACTGATGATTCACATTATGATTTGTACCAAAGAAGTGTATGTTCATGA